Proteins co-encoded in one Streptomyces sp. JH34 genomic window:
- a CDS encoding TerD family protein, whose product MGASMTMQKGTNVGVPAEAVRVELGWHTSPGTPDVDASALLLVAGRVRSDADFVFYNQPSHGSGAVRHEGKRTAGGAVTDTLAVDLARIEPAIDRVVIAASADGGTFGRVAGLYVRIVDRANGSELARFDTADATVETAFILGELYLRQGAWKFRAVGQGYDTGLEGLATDFGISVDEPQQAPPPRPARMAPQPPARPAPSPPPAPPVVQAVRLTKVTLTKDAPSVSLSKQGGTSGALRVNLNWEVRKQFKGWGAKLGRAVAVHADLDLDLCALYELTDGRKGVVQALGNAFGSLRQPPYIHLDGDDRTGAVSTGENLTLNLDHKDQLRRVLIFVTIYEGARSFADLHATVTLQPQNGAAIDFSLDECTVPSTVCALALITSDGRDLTVQREARYLVPQRGVSPQRTIDAAYGWGMNWTPGRK is encoded by the coding sequence ATGGGGGCGAGCATGACGATGCAAAAGGGAACCAACGTCGGGGTGCCGGCTGAGGCCGTGCGGGTCGAACTGGGCTGGCACACCTCACCCGGGACCCCCGACGTGGACGCCTCGGCGCTCCTCCTCGTGGCGGGAAGGGTGCGCAGCGACGCGGACTTCGTCTTCTACAACCAGCCGTCGCACGGATCCGGCGCGGTGCGCCACGAGGGCAAGCGGACGGCCGGGGGAGCCGTCACGGACACCCTCGCGGTCGACCTCGCGCGGATCGAGCCGGCGATCGACCGCGTCGTGATCGCGGCCTCGGCGGACGGCGGCACCTTCGGACGGGTGGCAGGCCTCTACGTGAGGATCGTGGACCGGGCGAACGGCTCCGAGCTCGCGCGCTTCGACACGGCCGACGCGACCGTCGAGACCGCCTTCATCCTCGGCGAGCTCTACCTGCGCCAGGGCGCCTGGAAGTTCAGGGCCGTGGGGCAGGGGTACGACACCGGACTGGAGGGTCTCGCGACGGACTTCGGGATCTCCGTCGACGAGCCCCAGCAGGCGCCGCCACCCCGGCCGGCACGGATGGCTCCCCAGCCCCCCGCCCGCCCGGCCCCCTCGCCCCCACCCGCGCCCCCGGTCGTACAGGCCGTGAGACTGACCAAGGTCACGCTGACGAAGGACGCCCCTTCGGTGTCGCTGTCGAAACAGGGCGGCACGTCCGGAGCGCTGCGCGTCAATCTCAACTGGGAGGTGCGCAAGCAGTTCAAGGGCTGGGGCGCGAAGCTCGGCAGGGCCGTCGCCGTCCACGCCGACCTGGACCTCGACCTCTGCGCCCTGTACGAACTCACCGACGGGCGCAAGGGGGTCGTCCAGGCGCTCGGGAACGCCTTCGGCTCCCTCCGGCAGCCGCCCTACATCCACCTCGACGGGGACGACCGCACCGGTGCGGTCTCCACGGGCGAGAACCTCACGCTCAACCTCGACCACAAGGACCAGCTCCGCCGCGTCCTGATCTTCGTCACCATCTACGAGGGCGCCCGGAGCTTCGCCGATCTGCACGCCACGGTCACCCTGCAGCCGCAGAACGGCGCGGCGATCGACTTCTCCCTCGACGAGTGCACCGTGCCGTCCACCGTCTGCGCGCTCGCACTGATCACCAGTGACGGGCGGGACCTCACCGTGCAGCGCGAGGCCCGCTATCTCGTCCCGCAGCGAGGGGTGAGCCCCCAGCGGACCATCGACGCGGCCTACGGCTGGGGCATGAACTGGACCCCCGGGCGCAAATGA
- a CDS encoding DUF6643 family protein: MTSPRSTYGSGYYAAPSFPDTPIYDSLVAERGTPQIAPIRVPAAYDTGNSYLPALPSALPALPAAPSQQTGSYGYPQQSAQPQYQSAGMQQSPMMQPAQLQHAPAPYIPQQPSAPRGYQQPQQPQRPGTGYEAMRPASPRPAPAPVQSPYEDQYNRPYQSRGY; encoded by the coding sequence ATGACCTCCCCCCGCTCCACCTACGGCAGCGGCTACTACGCCGCGCCGTCGTTCCCCGACACCCCGATATACGACTCCCTGGTAGCCGAGCGGGGGACCCCGCAGATCGCGCCGATCCGGGTCCCGGCCGCCTACGACACCGGGAACAGTTACCTGCCGGCCCTGCCGTCGGCGCTGCCCGCCCTGCCCGCGGCCCCGTCGCAGCAGACCGGGTCCTACGGCTACCCGCAGCAGTCGGCGCAGCCGCAGTACCAGAGCGCCGGGATGCAGCAGTCGCCGATGATGCAGCCCGCACAGCTGCAGCACGCCCCGGCGCCGTACATCCCGCAGCAGCCGTCGGCGCCCCGCGGCTACCAGCAGCCGCAGCAGCCCCAGCGACCCGGCACCGGTTACGAGGCGATGCGTCCCGCGTCGCCCCGGCCCGCGCCCGCTCCCGTGCAGTCGCCGTACGAGGACCAGTACAACCGGCCGTACCAGAGCCGGGGGTACTGA
- a CDS encoding PLP-dependent cysteine synthase family protein, translated as MDIGEHTPGGAVMDTVDVDRSDPDYRAWLKEAVRKVQADANRSADTHLLRFPLPEHWGIDLYLKDESTHPTGSLKHRLARSLFLYGLCNGWIRRGKPVIEASSGSTAVSEAYFAKLIGVPFVAVMPRTTSPEKCRLIEFHGGQCHFVDDSRRLYEESAALAAETGGHYMDQFTYAERATDWRGNNNIAESIYQQLRLERYPEPAWIVATAGTGGTSATIGRYVRYMQYDTRICVPDPENSCFFDGWTSNDQLATADCGSRIEGIGRPRMEPSFVPGAIDRMMKVPDSASVAAVRVLERAIGRKAGGSTGTGLWSAFRLVAEMVERGSTGSVVTLFCDPGDRYLDKYYSDDWLREQGLDIRPYTGTIDHFLATGTWPS; from the coding sequence ATGGACATCGGTGAACACACACCCGGCGGTGCCGTCATGGACACCGTGGACGTCGACCGGAGCGACCCGGACTACCGGGCCTGGCTCAAGGAGGCGGTGCGCAAGGTCCAGGCGGACGCCAACCGTTCGGCCGACACCCATCTCCTGCGCTTCCCGCTGCCCGAACACTGGGGCATCGACCTCTACCTCAAGGACGAGTCGACGCACCCGACGGGGAGCCTCAAGCACCGCCTGGCCCGCTCGTTGTTCCTCTACGGGCTCTGCAACGGCTGGATCCGGCGCGGCAAGCCGGTCATCGAGGCCTCCAGCGGCTCGACCGCAGTCTCGGAGGCGTACTTCGCGAAGCTCATCGGAGTGCCGTTCGTCGCGGTGATGCCCCGGACCACCAGCCCCGAGAAGTGCCGCCTGATCGAATTCCACGGCGGCCAGTGCCACTTCGTCGACGACTCCCGCCGGCTGTACGAGGAGTCGGCGGCCCTCGCGGCCGAGACCGGTGGGCACTACATGGACCAGTTCACCTACGCGGAACGCGCCACCGACTGGCGGGGAAACAACAACATCGCCGAGTCCATCTACCAGCAACTGCGCCTGGAGCGTTACCCCGAGCCGGCCTGGATCGTCGCCACTGCCGGCACCGGCGGCACCTCGGCGACCATCGGTCGCTACGTCCGCTACATGCAGTACGACACGCGGATCTGCGTACCCGACCCGGAGAACTCCTGCTTCTTCGACGGATGGACCAGCAACGACCAGTTGGCGACCGCCGACTGCGGCTCGCGCATCGAAGGCATCGGCAGGCCGCGGATGGAGCCCAGCTTCGTACCGGGAGCCATCGACCGGATGATGAAGGTGCCCGACTCGGCCAGCGTCGCCGCGGTCCGCGTGCTCGAGCGCGCCATCGGCCGCAAAGCCGGCGGCTCGACCGGCACCGGTCTGTGGAGCGCCTTCAGACTCGTGGCCGAGATGGTGGAGAGGGGGAGCACGGGAAGCGTCGTGACGCTCTTCTGCGACCCCGGCGACCGCTACCTCGACAAGTACTACTCGGACGACTGGCTGCGCGAGCAGGGCCTGGACATCCGGCCGTACACCGGGACGATCGACCACTTCCTGGCCACCGGCACCTGGCCGTCCTGA
- a CDS encoding DeoR/GlpR family DNA-binding transcription regulator, with product MSDNQNLLAEQRRALILDDVRRRGGVRVNELTRKLSVSDMTIRRDLDALARLGVIEKVHGGAVPVVEASTHEPGFEAKSTLELSAKEDIARAAAAMAVPGSAIALSGGTTTFALARHLLDVPGLTVVTNSVRVADVFHGAQRPAATGGTRAGAATVVLTGGVRTPSDSLVGPVADRAIGSLHFDVLFLGVHGISVEAGLSTPNLAEAETNRRFVRAARRVVVVADHTKWGTVGLSSFAALDEVDAFVTDAGVPDAARQEIEEHLPGLVVAGGPPDE from the coding sequence TTGAGCGACAATCAGAACCTGCTCGCGGAGCAGCGGCGCGCGCTCATCCTCGACGATGTGCGCAGGCGCGGCGGGGTCAGGGTCAACGAGCTGACCCGCAAGCTGAGCGTCTCCGACATGACCATCCGCAGGGATCTGGACGCGCTGGCACGTCTGGGCGTCATCGAGAAGGTGCACGGCGGGGCCGTGCCGGTCGTCGAGGCGAGCACGCACGAGCCCGGTTTCGAGGCCAAGTCGACACTGGAACTCAGCGCCAAGGAGGACATCGCGCGGGCCGCGGCCGCGATGGCGGTGCCCGGCAGCGCGATCGCGCTCTCCGGCGGTACGACGACGTTCGCGCTGGCCCGCCACCTCCTGGACGTTCCGGGGCTGACGGTGGTGACGAATTCGGTGCGGGTGGCCGATGTGTTCCACGGTGCGCAGCGTCCGGCGGCGACCGGCGGGACGCGGGCCGGAGCGGCCACGGTGGTCCTGACCGGCGGGGTCCGGACGCCGTCGGACTCGCTCGTGGGGCCGGTGGCGGACCGCGCGATCGGCTCGCTCCACTTCGACGTCCTGTTCCTCGGTGTGCACGGCATCTCGGTCGAGGCCGGGCTGTCCACGCCGAATCTCGCGGAGGCCGAGACGAACCGTCGCTTCGTGCGGGCGGCCAGGCGCGTCGTCGTGGTGGCCGACCACACCAAGTGGGGCACGGTGGGGCTGAGTTCGTTCGCCGCACTCGACGAGGTGGACGCGTTCGTCACGGACGCGGGTGTGCCTGACGCCGCCCGTCAGGAGATCGAGGAGCACCTTCCCGGCCTGGTGGTGGCGGGTGGGCCGCCGGACGAGTGA
- a CDS encoding right-handed parallel beta-helix repeat-containing protein — MAQGTVQVTHTGTSRWRRRTGEYASLTAALEAAADGDVLTIAPGTYRENLVLHRAVTLRGPEGSAGSVRIAPADGVPLTVRASAVVQDLHVEGQDSAAPALLVEEGAPELSDLRIVTRSAAGMEVRGSARPTVRRCTVDNPAGVGIAVLDGAGGVFEECEVVAAGQSGIAVRDGAHPRLERCRVHHSSGAGLSVTGEGSGLEAVGCEVYEIKGSGVQVTSRGTAHLTDCTVHRTSADGVTLDTDAVLTLADCDIHDIPENAVDLRSRSVLTLTRSTVRRFGRNGLSVWDPGTRVDANQCEIHDSTGDYPAVWVSDGATVILDSCRVHDVPDALFVLDRGSRADVVDSDLSQIRNTAVSVSDGATAQLDDCRIREASTGAWFRDHGSGGTLNNCTIDSAQTGVIVTKGADPTIERCTVTSPAEAGFYVSAEGRGTFDSCRVTGSEGYGFHVMDGCRSTLTRCRTERCARGGYEFPDASGGDGHTVGPVAQDCTSDESGLRGATPPAPAVLTATQTTPGLLGAMPGQRTSEPAAVAPAPPAEPVRDAGAVLGELDALVGLDSVKREVRALTDMIEVGRRRRLAGLKAASVRRHLVFTGSPGTGKTTVARLYGEILASLGVLEHGHLVEVSRVDLVGEHIGSTAIRTQEAFDRARGGVLFVDEAYALSPEDSGRDFGREAIDTLVKLMEDHRDAVVVIVAGYTHEMERFLTVNPGVASRFSRTITFSDYEPEELLRIVGQQSDEHEYSLAEGTGEALLKYFTALPKGPAFGNGRTARQTFESMVERHAGRVAQLAEPSTDDLTMLYPEDLPALP, encoded by the coding sequence ATGGCACAGGGCACGGTCCAGGTGACGCACACCGGCACATCGCGATGGCGCCGCCGCACGGGCGAATACGCTTCCCTCACCGCCGCCCTGGAGGCCGCAGCGGACGGTGACGTCCTCACCATCGCCCCCGGTACCTACCGGGAGAATCTCGTCCTCCACCGCGCGGTGACGCTGCGCGGGCCCGAGGGGTCCGCCGGGTCCGTACGCATCGCCCCGGCCGACGGCGTCCCCCTGACCGTCCGCGCCTCCGCCGTGGTCCAGGACCTGCACGTGGAGGGCCAGGACTCGGCCGCCCCCGCGCTGCTGGTCGAGGAGGGCGCCCCCGAGCTCTCGGACCTGCGCATCGTGACCAGGTCCGCTGCCGGCATGGAGGTGCGGGGCTCGGCACGGCCCACCGTGCGCCGCTGCACGGTCGACAACCCTGCGGGCGTGGGCATCGCCGTACTCGACGGCGCCGGCGGGGTGTTCGAGGAGTGCGAGGTCGTCGCCGCCGGACAGTCCGGCATCGCGGTGCGCGACGGCGCCCACCCGCGGCTCGAGCGCTGCCGTGTGCACCACTCCTCGGGGGCGGGGCTGAGCGTGACCGGGGAGGGCAGCGGCCTGGAGGCGGTCGGCTGCGAGGTGTACGAGATCAAGGGCAGCGGGGTCCAGGTCACCTCCCGCGGCACCGCGCACCTCACGGACTGCACCGTGCACCGCACGTCGGCCGACGGGGTCACCCTGGACACCGACGCGGTCCTCACGCTGGCCGACTGCGACATCCACGACATCCCGGAGAACGCGGTCGACCTGCGGTCCCGTTCGGTGCTCACGCTGACCCGGTCCACCGTCCGCAGGTTCGGCCGCAACGGGCTCTCCGTCTGGGACCCGGGGACCCGTGTCGACGCCAACCAGTGCGAGATCCACGACAGTACGGGCGACTATCCGGCGGTATGGGTCAGCGACGGTGCCACGGTGATACTCGACTCGTGCCGTGTCCATGACGTGCCCGACGCCCTCTTCGTCCTCGACCGGGGCTCGCGTGCGGACGTCGTGGACAGCGATCTCTCCCAGATCCGCAACACGGCGGTCTCGGTCAGCGACGGTGCCACCGCCCAGCTCGACGACTGCAGGATCCGGGAGGCGTCCACCGGTGCGTGGTTCCGTGACCACGGCAGCGGCGGCACGCTGAACAACTGCACCATCGACTCGGCGCAGACCGGGGTCATCGTGACCAAGGGCGCCGACCCGACCATCGAGAGGTGCACGGTCACCTCGCCCGCGGAGGCCGGTTTCTACGTCTCGGCCGAGGGCCGTGGCACCTTCGACAGCTGCCGGGTCACGGGGAGCGAGGGCTACGGCTTCCACGTGATGGACGGCTGCCGGTCCACCCTGACCCGCTGCCGGACGGAGCGCTGCGCGCGCGGCGGTTACGAGTTCCCCGACGCCTCCGGCGGTGACGGCCACACGGTGGGTCCGGTCGCACAGGACTGCACCAGCGACGAGAGCGGGCTGCGCGGCGCCACTCCCCCGGCCCCGGCGGTCCTCACCGCGACGCAGACCACACCCGGGCTGCTCGGCGCCATGCCGGGTCAGCGAACCTCGGAGCCCGCCGCCGTCGCCCCCGCACCGCCCGCCGAACCGGTACGCGACGCGGGCGCCGTGCTGGGTGAACTGGACGCGCTGGTGGGCCTGGACAGCGTCAAGCGCGAGGTGCGGGCGCTGACCGACATGATCGAGGTGGGCCGCCGCCGCCGGCTGGCCGGCCTGAAGGCGGCCTCGGTGCGCCGGCACCTGGTCTTCACCGGCTCCCCCGGCACCGGCAAGACCACGGTGGCCCGGCTGTACGGGGAGATCCTGGCCTCGCTCGGCGTCCTGGAGCACGGCCACCTCGTGGAGGTGTCCCGTGTCGACCTGGTCGGCGAGCACATCGGGTCCACGGCCATCCGGACCCAGGAGGCGTTCGACCGGGCACGCGGCGGGGTGCTGTTCGTCGACGAGGCGTACGCCCTGTCGCCCGAGGACTCCGGCCGTGACTTCGGCCGGGAGGCCATCGACACGCTGGTGAAGCTGATGGAGGACCACCGCGACGCCGTGGTGGTGATCGTCGCCGGGTACACGCACGAGATGGAACGCTTCCTCACCGTCAACCCCGGTGTGGCGTCCCGTTTCTCACGGACCATCACCTTCAGCGACTACGAGCCCGAGGAGTTGCTGCGCATCGTCGGGCAGCAGAGCGACGAGCACGAGTACAGCCTGGCGGAGGGCACCGGTGAAGCACTGCTGAAGTACTTCACCGCGCTTCCCAAGGGCCCCGCCTTCGGTAACGGACGGACGGCGCGTCAGACGTTCGAGTCGATGGTGGAGCGCCATGCGGGCCGGGTCGCCCAGCTCGCCGAGCCGAGCACGGACGACCTGACCATGCTCTACCCGGAGGATCTCCCCGCGCTGCCCTGA
- a CDS encoding glycosyltransferase, with protein sequence MSAVAWIAVGSLVVWVWLLLGQGFFWRTDQRLPRRGDPERWPSVAVVVPARDEAEVLPVSLPSLLAQDYPGDAEIFLVDDCSGDGTGDLARALSERCGGLPLTVVTPGEPEPGWTGKLWALRHGMALARLRKPEFLLLTDADIAHEPDSLRELVAAAGAEGADGFDLVSQMARLRVTSTWERLVVPAFVYFFGQLYPFRRVNARGSRTAAAAGGCVLLRAAAAERARVPESIRQAVIDDVSLARAVRRGGGRIWLGLADRVDSVRPYPRLADLWEMVARSAYAQLRHSPVLLVGTVLGLGLVYVAPPVTLGAGLLTGDPVAAVAGGAAWTVMAGTYVPMLRYYRQSLWLAPLLPFTAVLYLLMTVDSAVRHHRGLGAAWKGRTYSRPEAAPES encoded by the coding sequence ATGAGCGCCGTTGCCTGGATCGCCGTTGGTTCGCTGGTCGTGTGGGTGTGGCTGCTGCTGGGCCAGGGGTTCTTCTGGCGGACGGACCAGCGGCTTCCCCGGCGCGGGGATCCGGAGCGCTGGCCCTCGGTGGCGGTGGTCGTCCCCGCGAGGGACGAGGCGGAGGTGCTGCCGGTGAGCCTGCCGTCGCTGCTGGCCCAGGACTATCCGGGAGACGCGGAGATCTTCCTCGTCGACGACTGCAGCGGCGACGGCACGGGGGACCTCGCCCGTGCGCTGTCCGAGCGGTGCGGAGGGCTGCCGCTGACCGTGGTGACGCCCGGTGAACCGGAGCCGGGGTGGACGGGAAAGCTCTGGGCGCTGCGGCACGGAATGGCCCTGGCCCGGCTGCGGAAGCCTGAGTTCCTGCTCCTGACGGACGCCGACATCGCTCACGAGCCGGACAGCCTGCGGGAGCTCGTCGCCGCGGCGGGCGCCGAGGGCGCGGACGGCTTCGACCTGGTCTCCCAGATGGCGAGGCTGCGGGTGACGAGTACCTGGGAGCGGCTGGTCGTGCCCGCCTTCGTCTACTTCTTCGGCCAGCTGTACCCGTTCCGCCGGGTGAACGCGAGGGGGTCGCGGACCGCCGCGGCGGCGGGCGGCTGCGTCCTGCTTCGTGCCGCGGCCGCCGAGCGGGCGCGTGTCCCGGAGTCCATCCGTCAGGCGGTGATCGACGACGTGTCGCTGGCGCGTGCGGTCCGGCGCGGCGGCGGCCGTATCTGGCTGGGTCTCGCCGACCGGGTCGACAGCGTGCGGCCCTATCCGCGGCTGGCCGACCTGTGGGAGATGGTCGCGCGCAGTGCGTACGCGCAGCTGCGGCACAGTCCGGTGCTTCTGGTCGGCACGGTCCTCGGTCTGGGGCTGGTCTATGTCGCGCCGCCCGTCACGTTGGGCGCCGGGCTGCTGACGGGTGATCCGGTGGCCGCGGTGGCGGGCGGGGCGGCCTGGACGGTGATGGCGGGGACCTACGTGCCCATGCTCAGGTACTACCGGCAGTCGCTGTGGCTTGCGCCGCTGCTGCCCTTCACCGCCGTCCTGTACCTCCTGATGACGGTGGATTCCGCCGTGCGGCACCACCGGGGGCTCGGCGCGGCCTGGAAGGGGCGTACGTACTCCCGTCCCGAGGCCGCACCGGAATCGTGA
- a CDS encoding SRPBCC family protein, which translates to MAVFRIERFTPLPAAEAWRRVTDWERHGGTVPFTSVTVPVGGPTRAGTVFVARTGVGALGFDDPMEVVRWTPPAAGRAGVCHLEKRGSVVRGRASIDVCPTGSGSHVIWVEELRVRLIPRWADPLLATAGRRVFSRELGVLLED; encoded by the coding sequence GTGGCCGTATTCCGTATCGAGCGCTTCACTCCCCTCCCCGCCGCCGAGGCCTGGCGGCGGGTGACCGACTGGGAGCGGCACGGCGGGACCGTTCCGTTCACGTCGGTCACCGTCCCGGTGGGCGGGCCCACCCGTGCCGGAACGGTCTTCGTGGCCCGTACCGGCGTGGGGGCGCTGGGTTTCGACGATCCGATGGAAGTGGTGCGCTGGACCCCGCCCGCCGCCGGCCGGGCCGGGGTGTGCCATCTGGAGAAGCGGGGTTCCGTGGTGCGCGGGCGCGCGTCGATCGACGTCTGCCCGACCGGTTCGGGCTCGCACGTGATCTGGGTCGAGGAGCTGCGTGTGCGGCTGATTCCCCGCTGGGCCGATCCGTTGCTGGCGACGGCAGGCCGGCGGGTCTTCTCCCGGGAGCTCGGCGTCCTCCTGGAGGACTGA
- a CDS encoding ROK family protein codes for MNGKPTSTRTKLERGRSALGPALELVHTGRAPTRAVLTSELGVTRATAGAVAAELEALGLIEVDSSPGSAAGSQGRPSHRLSVQDGGPVALAAQVHSDGFRAALVGLGGRIVATAPGCVAVMADPAQVLGEVVEAGAQLLRDSGLRCVGAGLAVPSAVAEPEGTALNPLHIAWPAGAPVREIFSACVRAAGIDGPAFTGNDVNLAALAEHRHGAGRGAQHLLCVATGHRGVGGALVLDGRLHSGSSGLALEVGHLTVNPEGRPCHCGGRGCLDVETDPLAFLTAARREPGPEESLLKQSGDLLRTEYGDRAVRAAAEELIDRLGLGLAGLVNILNPDRIILGGLHRDLLQAAPERLRAVVADRSLWGRSGSVPILSCTLDHNSLVGAAEMAWQPVLDDPLAALA; via the coding sequence ATGAACGGCAAGCCGACCAGCACGCGGACGAAGTTGGAGAGGGGCCGCAGCGCGCTCGGGCCCGCCCTGGAGCTCGTGCACACGGGACGCGCCCCCACCCGTGCCGTACTGACCTCCGAACTCGGCGTCACCCGTGCCACGGCGGGTGCGGTGGCCGCGGAGCTGGAGGCCCTCGGGCTCATCGAGGTCGACTCCAGCCCGGGCTCCGCCGCCGGTTCGCAGGGCCGTCCGTCCCACCGTCTGTCCGTACAGGACGGCGGGCCCGTCGCTCTCGCGGCCCAGGTGCACTCCGACGGCTTCCGGGCCGCCCTGGTGGGGCTCGGCGGCCGGATCGTGGCCACCGCGCCCGGCTGCGTCGCCGTCATGGCCGACCCCGCCCAGGTCCTCGGCGAGGTTGTCGAGGCCGGGGCCCAACTCCTGCGCGACAGCGGGCTGCGCTGTGTCGGCGCCGGTCTCGCGGTGCCCTCCGCCGTGGCCGAACCCGAGGGGACGGCGCTCAATCCGCTGCACATCGCCTGGCCGGCCGGGGCGCCGGTCCGGGAGATCTTCTCCGCCTGCGTACGCGCGGCGGGGATCGACGGCCCCGCGTTCACCGGCAACGACGTCAACCTCGCCGCCCTGGCCGAGCACCGGCACGGTGCCGGCCGTGGCGCCCAGCACCTGCTGTGTGTCGCCACCGGCCACCGGGGGGTGGGCGGTGCCCTGGTCCTGGACGGCCGTCTCCACAGCGGCAGTTCGGGACTCGCCCTGGAAGTGGGGCACCTGACGGTGAACCCCGAGGGCCGCCCCTGCCACTGCGGCGGACGGGGCTGCCTCGACGTCGAGACCGACCCCCTCGCCTTCCTGACCGCGGCCCGCCGGGAGCCGGGCCCCGAGGAGTCCCTGCTCAAGCAGTCCGGTGACCTGCTGCGCACGGAGTACGGGGACCGCGCTGTGCGTGCCGCAGCGGAGGAGCTGATCGACCGGCTCGGCCTCGGCCTCGCCGGACTGGTCAACATCCTCAATCCGGACCGCATCATCCTGGGCGGGCTGCACCGCGACCTCCTGCAGGCCGCCCCCGAGCGGCTCCGGGCCGTCGTCGCCGACCGCAGCCTGTGGGGCCGCAGCGGCAGCGTGCCGATCCTCTCCTGCACGCTGGACCACAACAGCCTGGTGGGCGCCGCCGAGATGGCCTGGCAGCCCGTACTCGACGACCCGCTGGCCGCGCTGGCCTGA
- a CDS encoding ATP-binding protein — MISEPSRHCTVELQALPSRIGQVRRIISAQLRYWHLDPLIDHAALGVTELLTNVHRHAQPDKSCTVEIELLLDRLTVSVHDHDPRLPTMGIADSSATSGRGLAMIAAVSESWGVRPSPGAGKVIWFTLPAPSFTTAALHPLPVYGSTTDGPFGSDAAGPLEPSGTRTRARSAVVG; from the coding sequence GTGATCAGCGAGCCAAGCAGGCACTGCACGGTGGAGCTCCAGGCCCTGCCGTCGCGGATCGGTCAGGTCCGCAGAATCATTTCGGCGCAACTGCGCTACTGGCATCTCGATCCTCTGATCGACCATGCGGCGCTCGGCGTCACCGAACTGCTGACCAATGTCCACCGGCATGCACAGCCGGACAAATCGTGCACCGTCGAGATCGAGCTGCTGCTCGACAGACTGACGGTCTCCGTCCACGACCACGACCCCCGGCTGCCGACCATGGGCATCGCCGATTCGTCCGCCACCTCCGGGCGCGGGCTGGCGATGATCGCCGCGGTCAGCGAGAGCTGGGGCGTACGGCCGAGTCCTGGCGCGGGGAAGGTCATCTGGTTCACCCTGCCCGCACCCTCCTTCACCACCGCCGCGCTGCACCCCCTCCCGGTGTACGGGTCGACGACCGACGGCCCGTTCGGATCGGACGCCGCCGGACCGCTGGAGCCGTCGGGGACACGGACGCGCGCCAGGTCTGCCGTCGTCGGCTGA
- a CDS encoding MOSC N-terminal beta barrel domain-containing protein — protein MPSPELGAVYIHPVKSLAARASDEAVVEPWGLGGDRRWMLIDAENRVVTQRQQPSMAMLSAETLPGGGVALSAPGSPSLVVEVPVADGTVVAQLHRSKVEVAVAAGAAHAWFGARLGAEVRLVHLDAPSHRRPVDPEFGRPGETVSLADGYPLLLTTSASLDALNSLVALGDHPEEGPLPMDRFRPNVVVDGTAPWAEDDWERIAIGEVAFRVVKPCGRCVVTTTDQRTAKRGREPLRTLAEHRRDGRHLLFGQNMIPEGTGAIRVGDPVRVLG, from the coding sequence ATGCCCTCGCCCGAGCTCGGTGCCGTGTACATCCATCCGGTCAAGTCACTGGCCGCCCGTGCGTCCGACGAGGCCGTGGTCGAGCCATGGGGACTCGGCGGCGACCGCCGCTGGATGCTGATCGACGCCGAGAACAGGGTGGTCACCCAGCGTCAGCAGCCCAGCATGGCGATGCTGTCCGCCGAGACCCTGCCCGGTGGCGGGGTGGCCCTGTCCGCGCCCGGGAGTCCGTCGCTGGTGGTGGAGGTACCCGTCGCGGACGGCACCGTCGTCGCTCAGCTGCACCGGAGCAAGGTCGAGGTGGCGGTGGCCGCGGGGGCGGCGCACGCCTGGTTCGGCGCACGCCTCGGTGCGGAGGTCCGGCTCGTCCATCTCGACGCGCCGTCGCACCGCAGGCCCGTCGATCCGGAGTTCGGCCGGCCCGGCGAGACGGTCTCGCTCGCCGACGGCTATCCGCTGCTCCTCACCACGAGCGCCTCGCTGGACGCGCTCAACTCGCTGGTGGCCCTGGGGGACCATCCCGAGGAGGGGCCGCTGCCGATGGACCGGTTCCGTCCGAACGTGGTCGTGGACGGCACGGCGCCCTGGGCCGAGGACGACTGGGAGCGGATCGCGATCGGGGAGGTCGCGTTCCGCGTCGTGAAGCCGTGCGGACGGTGCGTTGTCACGACCACCGACCAGCGGACGGCGAAACGGGGCAGGGAGCCGCTGCGCACACTCGCCGAGCACCGCAGGGACGGCAGGCACCTCCTCTTCGGTCAGAACATGATCCCGGAGGGCACGGGGGCGATCAGGGTCGGGGACCCGGTGCGTGTCCTCGGCTGA